In Arctopsyche grandis isolate Sample6627 chromosome 13, ASM5162203v2, whole genome shotgun sequence, one DNA window encodes the following:
- the LOC143920933 gene encoding mitochondrial potassium channel ATP-binding subunit: MWKLFIRNYNFKTTFQSIHSRQCIWKKSLNTDSINKIPLKNIPVKSTPKNGTLENIFCPSWKVGIGFGSGILINALGQRWVVHCKQKPNVIHSVKRDYQDERQKFDWDKFWSYLWPHRLYFLAAIAAALAVAAVNIYIPQLIGCVVNILAALRTGSRSDFLEEIKIPAIKLVSLYIAQSFFTFLYIHLLAEIGEGVACQMKRDLYASILKQDIAFFDQERTGELINRITVDVQDFKSSFKLTISNGLRAFTQVIGSAGSLLVISPQLTGLTMLCIPSVVIGGSFIGGLLRKLSREAQEQIEKTTLVAEEALSNIRTVRAFAAEDYEERLFSKESVKAADLAQELGKGIGLFQAGTNLFLNSVVLGTLYLGGHLMSTGQLSGGDVMAFLINSQTIQRSSAQLSLLFGSVIKGLSAGGRVFEYINRETNMPVKGGKKIPYHEFIGDIEFTDVTFAYPTRPEATVLKNFNLKIPAGKTVAIVGTSGNGKSTIAALLERFYDVNDGKVTIDGHDVRNLDPNWLRGRALGYINQEPVLFATSIKENIRYGKPDASDFEVERAAKIANADNFVKDFPQGYNTLVGERGLALSGGQKQRIAIARALIKNPPILLLDEATSALDTESEQVVQHALEVAGVGRTVLVIAHRLSTVQNADVIVVLQGGKVVEMGNHDSLRKLRGHYWNLIKQQEQKQET, from the exons atgtggAAGTTATTTATTAGgaattacaattttaaaacaacCTTTCA aagTATTCATAGTCGACAATGTATATGGAAAAAATCCCTGAATACAGATAGTATTAATAAAATTCCATTAAAAAACATCCCAGTCAAAAGCACTCCTAAAAATGGCACTTTGGAAAATATATTCTGTCCATCGTGGAAAGTCGGAATTGGCTTCGGTTCCGGTATTCTTATAAATGCACTAGGACAAAGATGGGTAGTACATTGCAAACAAAAACCGAATGTGATACATTCAGTGAAGAGAGACTATCAAGACGAGAGGCAGAAGTTTGATTGGGATAAATTTTGGTCGTACTTATGGCCACATAGATTGTATTTTTTAGCTGCAATCGCT gcGGCTTTGGCTGTGGCTGCGGTGAATATTTACATTCCTCAGTTGATCGGATGTGTAGTGAATATATTGGCAGCACTTAGAACCGGATCCAGAAGTGACTTTTTAGAAGAAATTAAAATACCTGCAATTAAATTAGTATCACTTTATATAGCACAG tcgtttttcacatttttgtatatacatctTCTCGCCGAGATTGGTGAAGGTGTCGCCTGCCAAATGAAACGAGATTTATATGCATCAATACTAAAACAAGATATTGCTTTCTTTGATCAAGAAAGAACAGGGGAATTGATAAATAG AATAACTGTTGATGTTCAAGATTTTAAAAGCAGTTTTAAATTAACTATTTCAAATGGTCTTCGGGCATTTACTCag GTAATTGGATCAGCAGGTAGTTTGCTTGTAATTTCACCGCAATTAACCGGCTTAACAATGTTATGTATTCCCTCCGTTGTTATTGGTGGTTCATTCATAGGAGGATTGCTTAGAAAGTTATCACGAGAGGCTCAAGAACAA ATTGAAAAAACTACATTAGTAGCTGAAGAAGCTTTAAGTAATATTAGAACAGTAAGAGCATTCGCCGCCGAAGATTACGAAGAAAGATTATTTTCCAAAGAAAGTGTAAAAGCAGCAGATCTTGCTCAAGAATTGGGCAAAGGTATTGGTCTATTTCAGGCCGGaactaatttgtttttaaatag TGTCGTATTGGGTACATTATATCTCGGCGGCCATCTTATGTCAACGGGTCAACTGAGCGGAGGAGATGTAATGGCTTTCCTAATAAACTCACAAACCATTCAACGCTCTTCAGCTCAACTTTCATTACTATTTGGTTCCGTTATAAAAGGCTTGAGCGCTGGCGGTAGAGTATTTGaa tacATCAACAGAGAAACTAATATGCCTGTAAAAGGTGGTAAAAAAATTCCATATCATGAGTTCATTGGTGATATTGAATTTACAGACGTTACATTTGCATATCCGACAAGACCAGAAGCt ACTGTATTGAAAAACTTCAATTTGAAAATACCAGCTGGAAAGACCGTGGCTATTGTGGGAACTTCAGGCAATGGAAAATCTACTATAGCTGCCCTTTTAGAAAG ATTTTATGACGTAAATGATGGAAAAGTAACAATAGACGGACACGATGTCAGAAATTTAGATCCTAATTGGTTGAGAGGTAGAGCTCTCGGTTATATTAATCAAGAGCCTGTTTTATTCGCAACGTCTATCAAAGAAAATATAAGATACGGCAAACCAGATGCTAGTGATTTTGAG GTGGAGAGAGCAGCTAAGATTGCAAATGCAGATAATTTCGTCAAGGACTTTCCTCAAGGATACAATACTCTCGTCGGTGAAAGAGGTCTCGCATTGAGCGGAGGACAGAAACAGCGTATAGCGATTGCTCGGGCACTCATTAAAAACCCTCCAATTTTGCTCCTCGATGAAGCGACAAG tGCATTAGATACAGAATCTGAGCAAGTAGTCCAACATGCTTTGGAAGTTGCCGGAGTTGGCCGTACAGTGCTTGTCATTGCTCATCGCTTGTCTACGGTCCAAAATGCTGATGTAATAGTAGTATTACAAGGAGGGAAAGTTGTAGAG ATGGGAAACCACGATAGTCTGCGAAAATTGAGAGGCCACTATTGGAATTTGATAAAGCAGCAAGAACAAAAACAAGAGACGTAA